The Leptospira fletcheri genome includes a region encoding these proteins:
- the fcpB gene encoding flagellar-coiling protein FcpB — protein sequence MKLKVAFCLAILAVTGLLDAQQQNQQGQKKDDLQAGAAILDTEKGLDERIFELNQRLTRHTVLMKMKVRILPFRTVLFKGKSNGDECVPAVSQEDPANNCIRVEVYDFIKDDERGQGKIVQGGLAKFMEIYFDGQNSNDPDPRMEPPRNMAKLISKIYKNNFLIEDKVISEIIDRTPNGQPAHNDKVEIYFQKNGYPEYGRPETPGEKGVGKYLMTSVENTKTHPIRNAFKKQFYIKHLDDFDRLFTKIFDYNDQLGNENYRENVDIMKESLKY from the coding sequence ATGAAACTCAAAGTCGCATTTTGCCTAGCCATTTTGGCAGTAACCGGCCTACTGGATGCACAACAACAAAACCAACAAGGCCAAAAGAAGGACGATCTCCAAGCTGGAGCGGCGATCCTAGATACGGAAAAAGGACTGGATGAGCGCATCTTCGAGCTAAATCAAAGACTGACCCGACATACGGTTTTGATGAAGATGAAGGTTCGAATCCTGCCCTTCCGCACTGTTCTTTTTAAAGGAAAATCCAACGGCGACGAATGCGTGCCTGCCGTTAGCCAGGAAGATCCCGCAAACAATTGTATCCGGGTGGAAGTTTACGATTTCATTAAGGACGACGAGCGTGGCCAAGGAAAAATCGTACAAGGCGGACTCGCGAAATTTATGGAGATCTATTTCGACGGCCAAAACAGCAATGATCCGGATCCCCGTATGGAGCCTCCGAGAAATATGGCTAAATTGATCAGCAAAATATACAAAAATAATTTTCTGATCGAAGATAAGGTGATTTCCGAGATCATCGACCGTACTCCGAACGGACAGCCCGCTCACAATGATAAGGTGGAGATTTATTTCCAAAAGAACGGTTATCCCGAATACGGAAGACCGGAAACCCCTGGTGAAAAAGGTGTGGGAAAATATCTGATGACGAGCGTGGAAAACACCAAAACCCACCCCATCAGAAACGCCTTTAAAAAACAGTTCTACATCAAGCACCTGGACGATTTCGACCGTCTCTTTACGAAGATTTTCGATTATAACGACCAATTAGGAAACGAAAACTACAGAGAGAACGTAGACATCATGAAGGAGTCTCTGAAGTACTAA